A single region of the Mesorhizobium sp. NZP2077 genome encodes:
- the eutC gene encoding ectoine utilization protein EutC, giving the protein MQEVTILTEQVLRGLVPLDQNAVQCIEDAFHALATKRVVMPPILRLDIPEHHGEVDVKTAYVSGLESFAVKIGPGFFDNPRIGLPSTSGLMVVLSSTTGLVQAVLLDNGYLTDIRTAAAGAVAAKHLARDDASIAAIIGAGVQAKLQLQALALVRPIREARLWARNITKAVSVAAELSSRLGFPVTAYADPRVAIAGSDVIVTTTPSTQPILLAEWLEPGQHLTAMGSDAEHKNEIAPGAIARADVYVADSLAQTRKLGELRCALADNVIPEGQRHVELGQLIARSEVGRITKAQITVADLTGTGIQDTAIATLAFHRAKAVGAGMTLWN; this is encoded by the coding sequence ATGCAAGAAGTCACCATTCTAACAGAGCAAGTCTTGAGAGGCCTCGTGCCATTGGACCAAAACGCTGTGCAATGCATCGAAGATGCCTTTCACGCGCTTGCCACTAAGCGGGTGGTGATGCCGCCAATCTTACGACTAGACATACCTGAACATCATGGCGAGGTGGACGTCAAAACGGCTTATGTGAGCGGTCTTGAAAGCTTCGCAGTGAAGATCGGACCCGGCTTTTTTGATAACCCTCGTATCGGACTGCCCAGCACAAGCGGGCTTATGGTGGTGCTTTCCAGCACGACCGGCCTGGTGCAGGCGGTGTTGCTTGACAATGGATACCTGACGGATATCCGCACCGCCGCAGCTGGAGCCGTGGCCGCAAAGCACCTCGCTCGCGACGATGCCTCCATTGCTGCAATCATTGGAGCCGGCGTCCAGGCGAAACTTCAGTTGCAGGCGCTCGCTCTCGTTCGGCCTATCCGAGAAGCCCGACTGTGGGCACGCAATATCACAAAGGCAGTAAGCGTTGCAGCAGAGCTTTCAAGTCGCCTAGGTTTCCCTGTTACTGCATATGCCGACCCTCGTGTCGCAATTGCCGGATCCGACGTCATCGTGACAACGACCCCGTCGACCCAGCCAATCCTGCTTGCCGAGTGGCTCGAACCCGGGCAGCATCTCACTGCCATGGGATCCGATGCAGAACATAAGAATGAAATTGCGCCTGGTGCAATCGCACGCGCCGATGTGTACGTGGCAGACAGCTTGGCACAAACTCGGAAGTTGGGCGAACTCCGTTGCGCGCTTGCAGATAATGTTATCCCAGAAGGTCAACGCCACGTGGAACTTGGGCAACTCATAGCGCGGTCAGAGGTTGGAAGGATTACAAAAGCTCAGATTACGGTCGCGGATCTGACCGGCACGGGGATTCAAGATACCGCAATTGCAACGCTCGCCTTTCACCGAGCGAAAGCTGTAGGTGCGGGTATGACCCTGTGGAACTGA
- a CDS encoding FAD-dependent oxidoreductase: MTHSPFVRPRALAARHHEIVILGGGIAGTSVAYHLAKLGKKDVAILERNTLTSGTTWHAAGLIMQTRGTHSLTEIAKYNAELYDALEAETGQATGFKRNGTLGVARTKDRLHETARNASVAKSFGLEAHMISPAEAKALYPAIDASIIEGAVFIPRDGQTNPIDTCMALAAGAKQNGVRIFENQEVKDLWRTPKGLYQLQTDHGVIEAETLVLACGLWTRDLAARLGARVPLYAAEHFYVVTEPMDFIRPTLPVLRDTDGHVYLKEDAGKLLIGAFEPWGKPLAMESLPKETAFIELLEDWDHFELPMTKAIEIVPGLADAGIAKFFNGPESFTPDLLFMIGEVPGLNNLFVSAGYNSEGIEYGAGAGRALAEWIVAKSPQMDISFVDVARFHPFQINKRYLHDRTAEVLGLHYKMHWPSHQPETSRGVRKSALHDRWAKLGASFGEGMGWERPMWFAGEDQPTNNVYSYDEPNWFRHTAEECRAARADAVLFDQSSFGKHLIQGRDACRFLQWLCAGNVDVPVGKLVYTHMLNKNGGIETDITVNRLSETEYLIISSATVHPRDTAWIRKHIDAEWNVTLTDVTSAYAVLSLQGPKSRDILSKVTDADLSNESFPFATSQVIDVGYARVIANRLTYIGELGWELHVPTEMAQHVFDILWEAGDGNGLRPAGYHALEHLRSERAYREYELDLTPVDTLLEAGLGFTIDWSKPCGFQGKDVLDAQKAARTPRKRLLSFKLMDPSPVLFREELIRRNGDIVGYVSSGVKSFTLGSSIGLGYVKHADGVSREWIDAGNWQIEIAGKLYDADASLQAFFDPKGLRAKV, from the coding sequence CGCCCCCGCGCTTTGGCAGCCCGTCATCACGAGATAGTCATTCTGGGAGGCGGCATAGCGGGCACCAGCGTTGCGTATCATCTTGCGAAGTTGGGCAAGAAGGATGTCGCGATCTTGGAGCGGAACACTCTCACTTCCGGCACGACTTGGCATGCGGCCGGCTTGATCATGCAGACACGTGGCACACATTCGTTGACCGAAATCGCAAAATACAATGCCGAGCTTTACGATGCCCTTGAGGCCGAAACAGGCCAGGCCACCGGTTTCAAACGCAACGGCACGCTCGGCGTTGCACGGACGAAGGATCGTCTCCACGAAACCGCCCGCAACGCGTCGGTCGCTAAGAGCTTTGGACTTGAAGCCCATATGATCTCCCCGGCGGAGGCGAAGGCGCTTTATCCTGCAATCGACGCTTCGATCATCGAGGGCGCAGTGTTCATCCCCCGGGATGGGCAGACAAACCCCATCGACACCTGCATGGCATTGGCAGCAGGTGCAAAGCAGAATGGGGTCCGAATTTTCGAAAACCAAGAGGTAAAAGACCTTTGGCGGACGCCGAAAGGTCTCTACCAGCTCCAGACCGACCATGGGGTCATAGAGGCGGAAACGCTGGTACTAGCCTGCGGGCTCTGGACACGTGATTTAGCAGCGCGGTTAGGTGCGCGCGTCCCATTGTACGCCGCCGAGCATTTCTACGTGGTCACGGAACCGATGGATTTCATCCGTCCTACGCTCCCGGTCCTGCGGGACACTGATGGTCACGTATACTTAAAGGAGGATGCGGGAAAGCTCCTTATCGGCGCCTTCGAGCCTTGGGGAAAGCCCCTCGCGATGGAGAGCCTGCCCAAGGAGACGGCTTTCATCGAACTTTTGGAAGATTGGGACCATTTCGAACTGCCTATGACCAAGGCTATTGAAATAGTTCCCGGACTTGCCGATGCGGGAATAGCTAAGTTCTTCAATGGCCCGGAAAGCTTTACTCCGGACCTGCTATTCATGATCGGCGAGGTCCCGGGACTGAACAACCTTTTTGTGTCTGCTGGTTACAACTCCGAAGGCATCGAGTATGGGGCGGGCGCCGGCCGCGCCTTAGCTGAATGGATCGTTGCCAAGTCCCCGCAGATGGACATCAGCTTCGTGGATGTGGCCCGCTTCCATCCCTTCCAGATCAACAAGCGTTACCTGCACGATCGCACGGCAGAAGTACTCGGCTTGCACTACAAGATGCACTGGCCGAGCCATCAACCAGAAACTTCGCGCGGGGTTCGCAAAAGTGCTCTCCATGATCGCTGGGCGAAACTTGGCGCGAGCTTTGGCGAGGGCATGGGCTGGGAGCGTCCAATGTGGTTCGCCGGAGAGGACCAGCCAACAAATAACGTTTACTCGTACGACGAACCAAACTGGTTCAGACATACTGCCGAGGAGTGCCGCGCTGCGCGTGCTGACGCGGTGTTGTTCGACCAAAGTTCCTTCGGCAAGCACCTCATCCAGGGAAGGGACGCGTGCCGGTTCCTCCAATGGCTGTGCGCGGGTAATGTCGACGTCCCCGTCGGCAAACTCGTCTATACGCATATGCTCAACAAGAACGGTGGTATCGAGACCGACATTACCGTCAACCGGCTTTCGGAAACTGAATACCTCATCATATCCTCGGCCACTGTGCATCCGCGCGACACAGCTTGGATCCGCAAACATATCGACGCGGAGTGGAACGTTACGCTGACGGATGTGACTTCAGCCTATGCGGTGCTATCCCTGCAGGGCCCAAAATCCCGTGACATCCTCTCGAAGGTCACCGACGCCGATCTCTCCAACGAATCGTTCCCTTTTGCCACCAGCCAAGTAATCGATGTCGGCTATGCGCGGGTCATCGCCAACCGCCTGACATATATCGGAGAGCTTGGCTGGGAACTGCATGTTCCTACGGAAATGGCTCAGCACGTTTTCGATATCTTATGGGAAGCCGGGGATGGGAATGGTCTGCGTCCAGCCGGCTACCATGCCCTGGAGCATCTTCGCTCAGAACGCGCTTACCGCGAGTATGAGCTTGACCTCACGCCAGTCGACACCCTGCTCGAAGCCGGACTCGGATTCACAATTGACTGGTCGAAGCCGTGCGGCTTCCAGGGCAAGGACGTCTTGGATGCACAGAAGGCGGCCCGCACACCTCGCAAGCGGCTGCTTTCATTTAAGCTGATGGATCCCAGCCCCGTGCTCTTCCGCGAAGAGCTTATCCGACGCAACGGCGATATCGTCGGTTACGTTTCGTCCGGCGTAAAGAGTTTCACGCTCGGGTCTTCGATAGGACTTGGCTATGTCAAACACGCTGACGGTGTAAGCCGAGAATGGATCGACGCGGGAAACTGGCAGATCGAAATCGCTGGCAAGCTGTATGACGCGGACGCTTCGCTCCAGGCCTTTTTCGACCCTAAGGGCCTTAGAGCGAAAGTCTGA
- the eutB gene encoding hydroxyectoine utilization dehydratase EutB — protein sequence MIQLPDINEARRRISDVIVNTPLVRSTGLSRESGVEVFLKMEHRQKTGSFKLRGATNAISQLTEAEKIRGVVTASTGNHGRAVSYAATAAKVRATICVSNLVHENKIAEIRRLGADLRIIGNSYDEAEQEAERLAEHDRMVMIHASDDPRIIAGQGTIGLELLEALPNVATVLVAVGSGGLSAGVGLAISSLRPSARILGVSMDRGAAMKASLEAGHPVEVEELPSLADALCGGIGLQNKLTFKACQSLLDDVILVSEEEIAAGIRYAYDHEHEVVEGAGAVGISALLAGKVTALKGPIAIIISGGNINMALHRRVMAGDHTIFQQVG from the coding sequence TTGATACAACTGCCCGACATAAACGAGGCGCGCCGGCGCATCAGCGATGTGATTGTGAACACACCCCTGGTTCGCTCCACAGGGCTTTCCCGCGAGTCAGGGGTCGAAGTCTTCCTAAAAATGGAGCACCGACAGAAGACAGGAAGCTTCAAGCTCCGCGGCGCGACGAACGCCATCAGCCAACTCACCGAAGCTGAAAAGATACGCGGCGTCGTGACGGCTTCGACGGGAAATCATGGTCGCGCAGTGTCGTATGCTGCCACTGCTGCGAAGGTGCGTGCTACGATATGCGTTTCAAACCTCGTTCATGAAAACAAGATCGCAGAGATTCGAAGGCTGGGCGCAGATCTGCGTATCATAGGCAACTCCTATGACGAGGCCGAACAAGAGGCTGAGCGTCTCGCAGAACACGATCGCATGGTGATGATTCATGCATCAGACGACCCAAGGATTATTGCGGGTCAAGGCACAATCGGTCTCGAGCTTCTCGAAGCATTGCCTAATGTCGCGACGGTTCTCGTGGCCGTCGGAAGCGGAGGGCTTTCCGCTGGCGTCGGGCTTGCAATCTCGAGCTTACGTCCAAGTGCCCGGATACTTGGTGTATCAATGGATCGTGGCGCCGCCATGAAGGCAAGCCTTGAGGCAGGCCATCCGGTTGAGGTTGAGGAATTGCCAAGTTTGGCAGACGCACTCTGCGGCGGAATTGGCTTGCAAAACAAACTAACCTTTAAGGCATGCCAGAGCCTGCTTGATGACGTTATCCTTGTCAGTGAGGAAGAGATCGCCGCAGGCATCCGATATGCCTACGATCATGAGCATGAAGTAGTCGAGGGTGCGGGAGCCGTAGGCATTTCTGCACTTCTTGCCGGCAAGGTCACCGCTCTAAAGGGGCCTATCGCGATCATCATCTCGGGCGGCAATATCAATATGGCCCTTCATCGCCGCGTCATGGCCGGCGATCACACCATTTTCCAGCAGGTCGGCTAA
- a CDS encoding transporter substrate-binding domain-containing protein encodes MTAAGKLGVKHFALAVVLTAITLGATGLAVADDLLTRTRAGAPLRIGFSNERPWAFPDESGKAAGLMNVVAINTLKAMGITNIEPVVVEWNSLIPGLQAGRYDMITGGMYVLKTRCDSIVFSDPVIRMGDVFGVPKGNPKKIETFEDIKNQNSVLVTTAGNNTVEVAKKVGITDDKIMQVPGPTEMLAAVLSNRADAAGTNYFSIKALVDQSDGKLEITDLNKMPEWTLNWAAMGFREEDKSFIEEYNKFQKKYIGSAEMMSSVAEYGYTKDNLPGNVATDWLCKNR; translated from the coding sequence ATGACAGCAGCAGGGAAGTTGGGAGTAAAGCATTTCGCACTCGCAGTCGTTCTGACAGCAATCACGCTTGGTGCTACGGGACTAGCTGTTGCCGATGATCTGCTTACGCGCACGCGCGCCGGCGCCCCTCTTAGAATTGGCTTTTCAAATGAACGACCTTGGGCATTTCCCGATGAAAGCGGTAAAGCCGCAGGCCTGATGAATGTCGTCGCAATCAACACTCTCAAGGCAATGGGGATCACGAATATCGAGCCGGTTGTTGTAGAGTGGAATTCCTTAATTCCCGGCTTGCAGGCAGGGCGATATGACATGATCACCGGAGGGATGTACGTCCTGAAGACCCGCTGCGATAGCATCGTCTTCTCGGATCCAGTCATAAGGATGGGGGATGTCTTTGGGGTCCCCAAGGGTAACCCAAAGAAGATCGAAACATTCGAAGACATCAAGAATCAAAATTCCGTCTTGGTCACCACCGCAGGTAACAACACGGTCGAAGTTGCCAAAAAGGTCGGGATTACAGACGACAAAATAATGCAAGTTCCCGGCCCCACAGAAATGCTAGCCGCAGTGCTAAGTAACCGGGCGGACGCGGCTGGAACAAATTATTTCAGCATAAAGGCTCTCGTCGACCAGAGTGATGGAAAGCTCGAAATCACAGATCTTAACAAAATGCCGGAGTGGACCTTGAATTGGGCTGCAATGGGCTTTCGCGAAGAGGACAAAAGTTTCATCGAGGAGTACAATAAATTTCAAAAGAAATATATAGGATCTGCCGAAATGATGAGCTCGGTCGCTGAATACGGTTACACAAAGGACAACCTGCCGGGTAATGTAGCGACGGATTGGTTGTGCAAGAACCGGTGA
- a CDS encoding NAD(P)-dependent oxidoreductase, translated as MLSGRRLAVVGVGEIGASVAKRAKAFDMEVIGVRRHKERPVEYVDHMYGPADLTAILPDCDYVVLATPQTEETQELFGAEEISAMKKGAYLINVGRGGLIKERPLYDALVSEHLGGFATDVWWKYEYGAAFPNGWGSRLNIQKLPNVVLSWHEAHNADDVLERNLELGTQNLRQFLAGQPVCREINLELGY; from the coding sequence ATGCTCAGCGGACGTCGCCTTGCAGTTGTAGGCGTCGGTGAGATCGGAGCGAGCGTCGCCAAGCGGGCGAAGGCCTTCGATATGGAGGTTATTGGCGTGCGCCGACACAAAGAGCGCCCTGTTGAGTACGTGGACCACATGTATGGACCGGCCGATTTGACCGCAATCCTGCCTGATTGCGACTATGTTGTTTTGGCAACGCCGCAAACGGAAGAAACACAGGAACTGTTCGGCGCAGAAGAGATTTCTGCAATGAAGAAAGGGGCATACCTGATCAACGTGGGCCGAGGCGGTCTCATCAAAGAAAGACCGCTTTACGACGCGCTCGTTTCGGAACATCTGGGTGGCTTCGCCACAGATGTCTGGTGGAAGTATGAGTACGGCGCCGCCTTCCCGAATGGGTGGGGCTCTCGGCTTAATATACAAAAGCTTCCAAACGTTGTCCTATCTTGGCATGAAGCTCACAATGCAGACGACGTTCTTGAAAGGAACCTGGAGCTTGGTACACAAAATTTACGCCAGTTTCTTGCTGGGCAACCTGTCTGCCGCGAAATCAATCTTGAACTTGGATATTGA
- the doeB gene encoding N(2)-acetyl-L-2,4-diaminobutanoate deacetylase DoeB, with protein sequence MAKNPITSTVDFQRDGVQHGFLNLPYSCDQSAWGSIRIPVTVAKNGEGPTVLFTGANHGDEYEGPIALFDLARNIRADELYGRVIIVPGMNYPAFRNGTRTSPIDGGNLNRMFPGDPSGSVTSKIADYFYRALLPLADFVVDFHSGGKTLEFIPFCCAHVLDNKEQEEKCVAAMRAFNAPYSVMLMEIDPENMYDTAAERMGKVVIGTELSGGGTSTVYTNEIAKRGIRNILKHAGIVKGDLEQASSTELNVPDPSCFLFCENSGLLEPCVDLGDVVVAGQIVARVHPIGRTGAQPEEYHAAIGGVFSGRHFPGLISAGDFLGLVTIPL encoded by the coding sequence ATGGCGAAGAATCCAATTACGTCAACCGTTGATTTCCAGAGGGATGGAGTTCAGCATGGGTTCCTGAATTTGCCTTACTCGTGTGACCAGTCAGCCTGGGGATCGATTAGAATCCCAGTGACTGTAGCCAAAAATGGAGAGGGCCCGACGGTCCTCTTCACGGGTGCGAACCATGGGGACGAATACGAGGGCCCTATTGCCCTTTTCGATCTGGCACGCAACATAAGAGCAGACGAGCTTTACGGTCGCGTCATCATTGTGCCCGGAATGAATTATCCCGCATTCCGAAACGGCACAAGAACGTCACCCATCGATGGTGGGAACTTGAACCGAATGTTCCCCGGCGATCCGTCGGGCTCGGTGACGTCGAAGATAGCGGACTATTTTTATCGTGCACTTCTGCCACTTGCGGACTTCGTAGTGGACTTCCACTCCGGCGGTAAGACGTTGGAGTTTATTCCGTTCTGTTGCGCTCACGTTCTGGACAACAAAGAACAGGAAGAAAAATGTGTCGCCGCCATGCGAGCCTTCAACGCGCCATATTCAGTCATGCTGATGGAAATTGACCCGGAGAATATGTACGACACGGCTGCGGAACGAATGGGAAAGGTCGTCATCGGGACCGAGCTATCTGGCGGGGGAACGTCGACGGTCTATACAAATGAGATCGCGAAAAGGGGCATTAGAAATATCCTGAAGCACGCCGGAATAGTAAAGGGCGACCTGGAGCAGGCGTCCTCGACGGAGCTTAACGTGCCCGACCCGAGCTGTTTCCTATTTTGCGAGAATTCTGGTCTTTTGGAACCGTGTGTCGACCTGGGTGACGTTGTTGTTGCAGGTCAGATTGTTGCCCGAGTTCACCCGATCGGCCGCACAGGTGCCCAACCGGAGGAATACCATGCCGCGATTGGCGGAGTATTTTCCGGGCGACATTTCCCCGGCCTAATTTCGGCAGGAGATTTTCTAGGGTTGGTAACGATTCCTCTGTGA
- a CDS encoding M20 family metallopeptidase, whose translation MSALTNNLLSSEERHAVIEMRHAMHQEPELSNNEWKTQARLRDALEAFGLTGSKAFHKTGLYVDIEGLAEGPCRSVALRGDIDALPIQEQRDDLSYQSVLPGRMHACGHDMHTSIALGAALALHRMRADFSGRVRVFFQPAEEMEPVGGLSVLKEKLLDGFDAAVGMHIMPSIPSGVYGARPGAATKSADQFDVTFKGLMAHGAMPHEGVDAIAIAAAFINEVQKVASREFPGDDGVIVTVGTVHGGEARNIICSSVLLTGTIRTTSLVRRAHLVRRVREVAEGIAATHRGEAVFTSHLGDPPVINDVGMVALFRDLVLETVGESKFVEPPALSGSDDFGYYSSCVPSIYFWFGSQEPGYETGLHTPTFGASDDLLIPTTELAIRYCQLLLRK comes from the coding sequence ATGTCTGCTTTGACCAACAACCTGCTCTCATCCGAAGAGCGCCACGCGGTGATCGAAATGCGTCACGCGATGCACCAGGAGCCCGAGCTCTCAAACAATGAGTGGAAGACCCAAGCGAGACTTCGCGACGCCCTAGAGGCGTTTGGTCTAACGGGGTCCAAGGCATTTCATAAAACCGGCCTCTATGTCGACATTGAAGGATTGGCTGAGGGTCCTTGCCGTTCTGTGGCATTGCGTGGGGACATTGATGCGCTGCCAATCCAGGAGCAACGTGATGATTTGTCCTACCAGTCAGTGCTCCCTGGTAGAATGCATGCCTGTGGGCATGACATGCATACTTCGATCGCATTGGGAGCAGCGCTTGCTCTCCATCGGATGCGGGCAGATTTTTCCGGTAGAGTGCGAGTTTTCTTCCAACCTGCAGAAGAAATGGAACCGGTAGGTGGCCTGTCGGTATTGAAGGAAAAGCTCCTCGATGGTTTCGATGCGGCCGTCGGAATGCACATCATGCCAAGCATTCCCTCGGGAGTCTACGGCGCACGGCCAGGTGCGGCCACCAAATCAGCTGACCAGTTTGACGTCACTTTCAAGGGGTTGATGGCTCATGGGGCCATGCCTCATGAGGGAGTGGATGCCATCGCCATAGCGGCCGCGTTCATCAACGAGGTTCAAAAAGTGGCATCGCGCGAGTTTCCCGGCGATGACGGGGTCATTGTTACCGTCGGGACCGTTCACGGAGGCGAGGCTCGCAATATTATCTGTTCGTCTGTTCTGCTGACAGGAACGATACGCACCACTAGCCTGGTGCGGCGTGCCCATCTCGTGCGTCGCGTTCGCGAGGTCGCCGAGGGCATTGCGGCAACACATCGAGGTGAGGCGGTGTTTACCTCCCATCTTGGCGATCCGCCCGTTATCAACGACGTCGGGATGGTCGCGCTGTTCCGAGATCTTGTTCTTGAAACGGTTGGGGAGTCCAAATTCGTTGAGCCACCAGCTCTCTCAGGAAGCGACGATTTCGGCTACTATTCCAGCTGCGTTCCATCCATATACTTTTGGTTCGGCAGTCAGGAACCCGGTTATGAAACGGGTCTTCACACGCCAACCTTCGGAGCTTCCGACGATTTGCTCATACCGACAACTGAACTGGCTATTCGATACTGTCAGTTGTTGCTCCGCAAATGA
- a CDS encoding M24 family metallopeptidase: MFYDKPFSPAEYESRISKVKRSMEAGGFDLLICQDPASMNWLSGFDGWSFYTPQAVLICLSETAPIWFGRAQDAKSAQITTDIPTCNIIGYSEPLVHHASKHPFDELCGLIQTRGWASARIGVEMDAHYYTARAHQHLVAGLPNARFADSKELVNWARLVKSEAELVYMREAGRNVSSTMKKAIANVKPGRKQYEIVADVYHSQITGLDGKYGDYTSICPLMQVGEGTSTPHLTWSGEALPTSGLVVMELAAARRHYHTPLTRTLHLGAPPSHMARLAATIVEGGDAALSAARPGVTCGEVERVWQAVLRRDGFEKLSRVGYSIGLNYPPDWGERTASLRDGDTTVLEEGMCFHFQSGVWLAEYGVAVSEPFVVTDKGGERLSNVDRELIVVD, translated from the coding sequence ATGTTTTATGACAAGCCATTCAGCCCAGCTGAGTATGAGAGCCGAATATCAAAAGTGAAGCGGAGCATGGAAGCGGGCGGTTTCGACCTCCTCATCTGTCAAGACCCTGCAAGCATGAACTGGCTCTCCGGTTTTGATGGATGGTCCTTCTACACCCCACAGGCTGTTCTGATATGTTTAAGCGAAACCGCCCCAATTTGGTTCGGTCGCGCCCAAGATGCTAAGTCGGCGCAGATTACCACGGACATTCCAACTTGCAACATCATCGGCTATTCTGAACCGTTAGTCCATCACGCGTCGAAGCACCCATTTGACGAACTCTGCGGCCTCATCCAGACGCGAGGCTGGGCATCCGCACGCATAGGCGTCGAGATGGACGCCCACTATTATACAGCCAGGGCTCATCAGCATTTGGTAGCCGGCCTTCCAAATGCACGATTTGCGGATAGCAAGGAATTGGTCAATTGGGCAAGGCTGGTGAAGTCCGAGGCCGAATTGGTGTACATGCGGGAAGCCGGGCGGAACGTTTCGAGCACGATGAAGAAGGCAATTGCCAATGTCAAACCTGGCAGGAAGCAATATGAAATCGTCGCCGACGTGTATCACTCTCAGATCACCGGCCTCGATGGAAAGTACGGGGACTACACAAGCATTTGTCCGCTTATGCAGGTTGGCGAGGGCACGAGTACTCCCCATTTGACCTGGAGTGGCGAGGCTCTCCCAACCTCAGGCCTGGTTGTGATGGAGCTAGCGGCAGCGCGCCGACACTATCACACGCCTTTGACCCGCACGCTCCATCTTGGCGCCCCCCCCAGCCACATGGCCCGGCTCGCGGCCACGATCGTCGAGGGAGGCGACGCCGCACTCAGCGCGGCTAGACCTGGGGTAACTTGCGGCGAAGTTGAGAGAGTGTGGCAGGCCGTCCTCCGAAGGGATGGCTTTGAGAAATTAAGCCGCGTTGGATATTCGATTGGGTTGAACTATCCCCCCGATTGGGGTGAGAGAACCGCAAGCCTGCGCGATGGTGACACGACGGTCCTTGAAGAGGGCATGTGTTTTCATTTTCAATCAGGCGTGTGGCTGGCAGAATATGGTGTCGCGGTATCGGAGCCTTTTGTTGTGACAGACAAAGGCGGAGAACGGCTGTCTAATGTCGATCGTGAATTGATTGTAGTCGACTAA
- a CDS encoding GlxA family transcriptional regulator, translating to MLGEITKTARLRVGFILARSFTLTAFALFVDTLRLASDDGDKSGRVFADWQVLASCRNTIDSSCGIRVTPTSDFTDPGNFDYIVVIGGLLRHDSPVDSATVNYLKQAASKKVPLIGVCTGTFILADAGLMRHHRTCVSWLHFREFRQRFPDHQVRSDRIFNLDRTRGSCAGGSSAADMAFSIVRRHISHRAERNALEVLQIDKARPAIHVQPRRPESIGSSDPRVQAALIAMDGNIDRTLSISELAAEVGLSRRQLERLFTKTIKSSPAVVYKRLRLERARQLIIATHAPLLDIAIEVGFENASHFTRAFRENFGVTPGTLREPISNS from the coding sequence GTGTTGGGAGAAATTACAAAGACCGCACGACTAAGAGTGGGCTTCATACTCGCACGCTCGTTCACGCTCACGGCGTTTGCTTTGTTCGTTGACACTTTACGTTTGGCTAGCGACGACGGCGACAAATCGGGTCGAGTTTTTGCAGATTGGCAGGTCTTGGCGAGTTGTCGGAATACGATCGATTCAAGCTGCGGTATCCGCGTAACCCCGACGTCGGATTTCACGGACCCCGGCAATTTCGACTATATTGTCGTGATCGGAGGTCTATTAAGGCACGATTCCCCAGTCGATAGCGCGACAGTTAATTATCTCAAGCAAGCTGCGAGCAAGAAGGTCCCCCTAATTGGTGTCTGCACGGGCACATTCATTTTGGCTGACGCAGGGCTGATGAGGCACCACCGGACTTGTGTGAGTTGGCTGCACTTCAGAGAATTCCGTCAGCGTTTTCCGGATCACCAAGTCCGATCGGATCGCATATTCAATCTCGACCGTACCAGAGGATCCTGTGCTGGTGGCAGCAGCGCTGCCGACATGGCCTTTTCGATAGTCAGGCGGCACATTAGTCACAGGGCTGAACGGAACGCCTTGGAGGTTCTCCAGATCGACAAAGCACGTCCGGCAATTCATGTACAGCCGCGAAGACCGGAGTCTATTGGAAGCAGCGATCCACGAGTCCAGGCGGCTTTAATTGCGATGGATGGCAATATTGACAGGACGCTTTCGATTTCCGAACTTGCGGCCGAGGTCGGTTTGTCTCGGAGACAGCTGGAGCGCTTGTTCACAAAAACGATCAAAAGTTCGCCAGCGGTGGTCTACAAACGGCTGCGGCTCGAAAGGGCAAGGCAACTCATTATCGCTACTCACGCGCCACTGCTGGATATTGCTATTGAGGTTGGGTTTGAAAACGCATCTCATTTCACAAGAGCTTTTCGAGAGAATTTTGGTGTCACGCCCGGCACTCTTCGCGAACCAATTTCAAACAGCTAG